The genomic window AGCCTCTACATGCTGGGCTTCGGCCCGCGCACAGCCCATGCGGCGCGCGACCTGGCCGCGGCCCTGCATGCGCGCCCCGACCTCGCGGCGCTGCCCGAGCGGCCCTGGCTGCGCGGGGCGGCATGAGCGAGGCCGCGCTCTCCGTGCCGCGCGCGCGGGCCATGGGCCATGGCATGGCGCTGCTGCTGCTGGCGGGTGCCGCGCTGTGCGGCCTGCTGGTGGCGCTGGGCATCGGCGCCATCCGCATCCCGCCCGATGGCGTGCTGCGCGAATTGCTGGCGCCGCTGGGCCTCGCCACCTCCGCGCCGGGGCCCGAGGGCGCCATCATCTGGACGCTGCGCGTGCCGCGCACCCTGCTGGCCATGCTGGCGGGCGGTGTGCTGGGGCTGGCGGGCGCCATCATGCAGGGGCTGTTCCGCAACCCGCTGGCCGACCCCGGGCTGCTCGGCGTCTCGGCCGGTGGGGCGCTGGGGGCGGTGTTCATGATCGTGGTGGGGCTCACGCTGCTGCCCGTGCCGCTGCGCCCCTATGCGACGGCGGGCGCGGCCTTCCTGGGCGCCCTGCTGGTCACGCTGCTGGTCATGCGGGTGGCGCAGCATGAGGGGCGGGTGATGATCGCCTCCATGCTGCTGGCCGGCATCATCTTCAACGCGCTGGCGGGGGCTGCCACCTCGGCGCTGATCTTCGCGGCCGATGACATGCAGCTGCGCGACATCCTGTTCTGGACCATGGGCTCGGTCGCGGGCGCCACGCCGGCCGTGCTGGGGGCCACGCTGCTGGCCGCGCTGCCGCTGATCATCGCCGCCCCCTTCCTGGTGCGCGGCCTGAACGCGCTCATTCTGGGCGAGCGCGAGGCGCAGACACTGGGCATCCCGATCGAGCGCCTCAAATGGGGCGCCGTGCTGCTGGTGGCGCTGGCCGTGGGCGCGGCGGTGGCGGCGAGCGGCATGATCGGCTTCGTGGGCATCGTGGCGCCGCATCTCGCGCGGCTGATGCGCGGGGCGGATCATCGCTGGGTGCTGCCGGCCTCGGCGCTGATCGGCGCCGCGCTGCTGCCGCTGGCCGATGCCGCGGCGCGCGTGCTGGTGGCGCCGGCCGAACTGCCCATCGGCCTGCTGACGGCCCTGCTGGGCGGCCCCTTCTTCCTGGCCCTGCTGCTGCGGCAGCGCTTCGCATTGGACGGGCGATGATCCGCGCGGACAATCTCATCGTCACGCGGGGCGGGCGGCGCATCCTGGACCTGCCCGCGCTGTCCATCGCCCCGGGCGGCGTCTTCGGCATCCTGGGGCCCAATGGGGCGGGCAAGTCCACCTTGCTGCGCGTGCTGGCGGGCGAGATGGCGCCCGATTCCGGCCGCGCCTTCCTGGATGGCAGGCCGCTCGGCCACTGGCGCGCGGGGGATCTCGCGCGCCGCCGCGCCGTGCTGCCGCAGCATTCCACCCTCGGCTTTCCGCTGCGCGCGGAGGAGGTGGTGGCGCTCGGCCGGCTGCCCCATGCCGGGCGAGCGGGCCCGCAGGACAGTGTCCGCGCCGCGATGCGCGAGGCGGGTGTCGCGCATCTGCACGGCCGCAACCACGCTACCCTCTCGGGCGGCGAGCAGCAGCGCGTGCAGCTGGCCCGCGTGCTGGCGCAACTGGATGGCGTGCCACCGGCCGACAGCGTGCTGTTCCTCGATGAGCCCACCTCGGCGCTCGACCTGCCGCACCAGCACGCCATCATGGCGGTGGCGGCGGCGCGCGCCCGGGCGGGGGCGACGGTGGTGGCCGTGCTGCATGACCTCAACCTCGCCGCGCGCCATTGCGGCCGGCTGCTGTTGATGGCGGGCGGGCGCCGCGTGGCCGAGGGCCGGCCGGAGGAGATGCTGACGCCCGAACTGGTGCACCGCGCCTATGGCTTCGCCATGCGCCGCGTGCCCGACCCGCAGGGGGGTGATGTGCTGCTGGTGCCGGCCTGAGCGCAAGCGCCCGCCTCGCGCGAATGGGCGCGGCGGCCCTCCTCCACCTCAGCGCGCCATGGCACCGAGCGCGCGGCGCATCTGCTCGATCATCATGGCGGGCACGTAGATCACCATGATGCCCTCGCCGGTGCCGATACTGAGCGGAACGAGGCCGGGGCGCGGCTGCTGCGAGAATATGGCGTCCAGGTGCAGGATGGTGAAGTCCATGCCGCCGGAAGGCTGCGAAACCATCACGCGGCCGCCGCCGACCACATTGCCGCGGGCCATCGGGCCATAGTCGATCATGAAGTCCTCCCCGGTTCCCGTCACGCGCGGGTAGCTCTGCGCCGTGGCGGGCGCAGCGAGGGAGAGGAAGGCCCCGCCCAATGTGAGAGCCAGGAGGGCCGGCCGGAAAAGATGACGCATCAGGAATCACTCCATCGTGCAGGCCGCCCTCAGGCGGCGGGCTTCACGGCGCCATGTCGCGCCGCCGGACGAAGCTTGAGGGTCGGGAAGGGGCCACATCCAGCGGATGGCCGACATGGATTCCATTCATTTCCCGTATGGGGAGCCATCGGCAGGCGGGTGGCGCGCAGCGCCTCGATGAAACGGGTCAGCGGCGCCGACCAGCGCCGCCCCGGCACCGTGACGAGGGCGATCCGCCGCGCCAACGGCGCATCCTCCACCGCGCGCAGCACGAGGCTCGGCTGGGCCGCGCTGTATTCGGGCAGGAAGCACACGCCCATGCCCGCCGCCACCAGCCCCTGGATCCAGTCCTCGCGCTCACTGAGGCAGGCGACCCGCAGCTTGGCACCCGCAGCCGTCAGCCCGGCACCCAGCGTCTCGCGATTCTCGCAGTTGATCCGCAGGAGGTAGGTCTCTCCATGCATGTCGGCCATCGTGATGCTCTCGCGCGCGGCGAAGCGGTGGCCCGCGGCACAGGCCACCATGTATCGTTCCTCGTAGAGCGGCTCGGCGCTGAAGCGCTCGGCACCGGCGGCCGGCGGGGGCATCAGGGCCGCATCCAGTTCGCCCTGCTGCAGCCGCTCGGTCAGCCGGTCGGGCCGCGCGTCATGCAGGGTGATGTCGATGCCGGGCTGGGCCGAGCGGAAGGCAGCAAGAAAGCCCGCGAAGACGCCCGGCCCGATGGAGCACAGGATGCCCAGCCGCAGGTCCGCGCTCTGCAGCCGGTGGTGCAGCGCGGCCTGGTTGCGGATGGCGGCGCTGCGCTCGGCCAGTTCCGACAGGCGCGGCAGGACGAGGCGACCCAGCGCCGTCAGATGCGTCCGGCCCCGCTCGCGCGCGAAGAGCGGGCCGCCCAGCGTGTGTTCCAGACGCTGGATGGCCCGTGAGAGGCTGGGCTGGCTGACGCCGCATTCCTCGGCGGCGCGGGTGAAGTTCAGCGTCCGGGCGGCCGCCAGGAAGAGGGTGATGTCGCGCAGTTCCATGGCGGCGGTCTCCGGTTTTCCGGAAACCGCTTCGCCACCGCCCGCGCGAAGGTTATGCCGCGCGGCGAATGAAATCCGCGCAGCGCTCGCCGATCATGATGCAGCCGGCATTGGTGTTGCCGCTGACCACGGTGGGCATGATCGAGGCATCGGCGATCCGCAGCCGCTCCACGCCCCGCACGCGCAGTTCCGTGTCCACGATGGCGCCCTCATCGCTGCCCATGCGGCAGGTGCTGGTGGGGTGGTAGATGGTGCCACCCGTGCGGCGCACGAAGTCCAGCATGGCCTCATCCGTGTCGGGGGCGGCGGCGCCCGGCGCGTATTCGGCCTCGATGAAGGCGCCCAGCGCCTTGGTGCGGGCAAGCCGCCGCGCGAGCTTGGCGCCCTCCAGCATGCATTGCCGGTCGGTTTCGGTGCTGAGATAGCGCGCCACCATGCGCGGCTTGGCCATGGGGTCGGGCGAGGCGAGCGTCACCTCGCCCCGGCTTTCGGGCCGCAACTGGCAGACGCTGATGGTGAAGCCGGGCCATTTATGCAGGCCCTCCTTCACCGTGTCGGCGCTCCAGGGGATGAAGTGGAACTGCACGTCGGGCGTGGCGCTCTGCGGCAGCACGCGGGCGAACAGCCCCGCCGTGCCGGCGGCGAAGGTCAACGGGCCGCGCCGCGTCAGCGCGTATTGCACGCCCATGGTCGCCATGCCGATCCAGGAATTCACGCGTTCGTTCATCGAAACGCGCTGGCTCGCGCGGTACATCAGCCGCGCCTGGTAGTGGTCCTGCAGGTTGCGGCCGAGTTCGGGCATGTCGCGC from Roseococcus microcysteis includes these protein-coding regions:
- a CDS encoding LysR family transcriptional regulator, whose translation is MELRDITLFLAAARTLNFTRAAEECGVSQPSLSRAIQRLEHTLGGPLFARERGRTHLTALGRLVLPRLSELAERSAAIRNQAALHHRLQSADLRLGILCSIGPGVFAGFLAAFRSAQPGIDITLHDARPDRLTERLQQGELDAALMPPPAAGAERFSAEPLYEERYMVACAAGHRFAARESITMADMHGETYLLRINCENRETLGAGLTAAGAKLRVACLSEREDWIQGLVAAGMGVCFLPEYSAAQPSLVLRAVEDAPLARRIALVTVPGRRWSAPLTRFIEALRATRLPMAPHTGNEWNPCRPSAGCGPFPTLKLRPAARHGAVKPAA
- a CDS encoding heme ABC transporter ATP-binding protein, which encodes MIRADNLIVTRGGRRILDLPALSIAPGGVFGILGPNGAGKSTLLRVLAGEMAPDSGRAFLDGRPLGHWRAGDLARRRAVLPQHSTLGFPLRAEEVVALGRLPHAGRAGPQDSVRAAMREAGVAHLHGRNHATLSGGEQQRVQLARVLAQLDGVPPADSVLFLDEPTSALDLPHQHAIMAVAAARARAGATVVAVLHDLNLAARHCGRLLLMAGGRRVAEGRPEEMLTPELVHRAYGFAMRRVPDPQGGDVLLVPA
- a CDS encoding FecCD family ABC transporter permease is translated as MSEAALSVPRARAMGHGMALLLLAGAALCGLLVALGIGAIRIPPDGVLRELLAPLGLATSAPGPEGAIIWTLRVPRTLLAMLAGGVLGLAGAIMQGLFRNPLADPGLLGVSAGGALGAVFMIVVGLTLLPVPLRPYATAGAAFLGALLVTLLVMRVAQHEGRVMIASMLLAGIIFNALAGAATSALIFAADDMQLRDILFWTMGSVAGATPAVLGATLLAALPLIIAAPFLVRGLNALILGEREAQTLGIPIERLKWGAVLLVALAVGAAVAASGMIGFVGIVAPHLARLMRGADHRWVLPASALIGAALLPLADAAARVLVAPAELPIGLLTALLGGPFFLALLLRQRFALDGR